Within the Cygnus olor isolate bCygOlo1 chromosome 23, bCygOlo1.pri.v2, whole genome shotgun sequence genome, the region TTGTGTGATCCAGAGCAATCTCTGCCCACTGGTAATCAAAGCATGTGGGCTCAAAATTAATCGGCCAAGAAGAAATAAACCCATTTGTGAACAGCTtgcaagcagcagctgatgggCTTGGCAGCAGTTGCTTCCTGCACTGCTCCCAGAGCACAAGTGCCCATGCTGATGGGTGACggctccctgtccccatgctcTGAGAGGACAGGATAACAGAGTTGCTGGAGCCACTCCACAGCCACATGTGACCCAGCTGGGCTGTCTGGGGCCATGTGGGACACCTgcaccccacagcccagcctcAGCACAGTGGCTGTCAATGACAACAtgtccctcctctccctgcagggTCCGTGTATGAGATCGCAGGCAATGAGTGCTGCTTGTCAACTGGTGACCTGCTGAAAATCACAGCTGTCACGCTGCAAAAGGTTGTCTGTGAGAATGTGCACACGGGGCAGACAACGGAGCTGCTGCCAACATTTAAGGGTGAGCAAGGacaccctgccccagcccaccaCAACCGAGCCCCGTGGCACCCCACGGGGCCCTCCTCCCTGGGAGCCCTTTGCACCTGCCAGGGTCTCAGCCTTGCCCTCCcacaggtcttttccagccctcCCCAGATCTGGGGCCATGCCCCATGCCACAGGGACCCTTCCTGGAGGGTGGCATGAAGAAGGGCCTGACGCTGCACCAGGCGCTGGAGTGGGGGGGCAAGCAGAGACAGCCCCTACGGTGCCCCACCATCGGCCCCCACGCCCTGCTCCTGAGCCCCGTCTACGAGGTGCAGGCCACCATGAACCGTGAGTCCTGCTGTGGGGTCAagcaggggtgctggggggtgaggggtgggggggggcctTACACAGGTTTGTTGTTAGGGCCCTGACACAGGCAGCGTGGGTGGTCACAGGCAGGGTGGGCACAAAGTGAGGTTCTCCACAGCATGGAGAGAGGCCGAGCACAAGATCAGGGTGGCTCTGCCCCTGCAGTGCGAAGGGACGAGGTGAAGATCCCCTCCACGCTGGAGGTGGACGTGGAGGATGTAACAGAGGAGTCGCAGGACGTTCACTTCTCCCGGCCACTGCTGCTGAGCGaggtgctggggatggaggaggtGCTGCCGACACAGGCCGAGATCCTGGAGGGGCCCCGCAGTGCCACCATCTTTGAGAGCGCCTGGGTCCCCCGCCTGCGGAAGGGACAGCGGCTGCAGATCCACAGCTGCTCCCACACCTGGAGGGTCCTGGCCTCTGCCCGCAGCGGCACCCGCCGTTTCCTTCTCTCCAGTGCCTACCAGGGCCGCTTCAGGCGGCGGCCCCGGCAGTTTGCAggggtgcaggagctggcagccagcctgcagcctggccagcagctgcacgTGGTGGCAACACAGGACTGTGAGGGCCGCGAGGACGACGTGCCCCCACTCAGTGTGGGTGACCGGCTGGAGGCCCGGCAGCTACTACTGGCTGGTGGCAGCACCCGGCTCCTGTGCCTCCGCCATagtgaggaggaggatgagaaggaggagggcgaggagctgctgctgccactggatCTGGGGGGCAGCTTTGTGGAGGAGGCGTGTGACAGCAAGAAGTACAGGCTGACGgagctggtggagctgctgccactgccaTGCGACGTCCGGGTGGTGGCCACAGACCCGGCCCTGGAGAGGGATGTGCTGGGCTCCTTCCCTGCACTGCGGCTGGAGGCCCGCATCACCCAGCCCTTTTTGATCAGCAGCTTCTGTGAGGAGCCAGATAAGGGCTTTGAGATCCCGCCCCAGTGGTTGGACCTCACCCTTGTCCTCACTGAGGAGCCCGTCCACTCCCAGGCCCCCTCCACACACTGCTCCCATGTGGAGGAGCTGACTGAGGCCTTCTACTACAAGCTGCTGGCGCAGCTGCCGGGTGGCTCAGCCCCGCCACCCCCACGGCCCCCCAAGCCGAAGGCGGCTGGTAGAGATGTGCAGGTGCAGCCATGCCCTGCCCCAGAGCAGAAGGACAGGGCACACTCCAGGGGAAAGCGCTccctggcccccagccccaccaccagcTCCCAGACACGCCTGGCTCCTCCACTGCCGCCGCCTTTGGTCCTTCCCCAGAAGGCGAAGAGCCTCACTACCCATCGGAGCACCCCCAATGAGTACAGCCCACGCCCCCgtctgctggcagctccctggTCCCACAAGGCTCCCAGTAACACAGGTGAGGGGATGGGGCCCCCAGTAGCAATAGCGGGTTCTGTGTATTATTTGTATTGTCGTGGGGCACTGCTGGCCATGAGGTATCTGGGGCTGTCCCCATGGGGACATGAGGCAAGGATGTTCTGCTGGGGAGACCGGCACCCACATACCCAACCCCAGACCAGCTGAGTTTCCGTGggtggctgccccatcccttgTCCCACACATGGGCCATGGCATGAGGGAAAACAAGGTCTGGCCTCCAGGGCTATTGAGAAATGAACACTGTACACGAGCACTTGGCCTTGACCTGCTATCAAATGCAGAATGTTCCTGCCCCACAGATTGCAAGGGACCCGTGGCACTGGAAAGCCAGTGTCTATAGTGGCGAGAAGCCCTTTTCCTTCTAGGTGCTTGGTCCCATACTCGCTGGGGCTACTGCTGAGTCCTGGTGCAGGTACTCCTCCTGCACCACCACaccagggaggaggggagggcaggctgAGGCATCCCCCTATAGGGTTTCCACCATGCTCCAGCTCCATTTATGTACATAGTCTGTGCTTCTCTCTTGCAGACATGGAGAAAAGCAGTGATGAACATGACTATGAAGTCATTGAAGAAGACATTCAAAAGACAATTCACAAAATGcagactgtttttcctttctaatcATCTGGTTTCTGGAAGCTGTCCAGCCTCTGAATTTTCTTAGATCTTGTATTAAATTAAGGCCATTAAATAGCCTATTAAATAAAGGCTAAATACAACCTTAGGGGTCCACAGCACAATTTCCAATTGCCTCGATGATGCAAATAATATGTCCCCCTTTCCTTGAATGCATCCTGGTCTGCGTTagcagaggagtggccagcaggtcaagggaggggCTTgtcccccctctgctctgcccctgtgAGGCCCTACTAGTGAAGACTccagtcctgcatccaggtctggggtccccagcacaagaaggatgtggggctgttagagctGGTCCAGAggaccatgaagatgatcaaggggctggagcacctctgctatgaagaaaggctgagagatctggggctgttcagcctacagaagagaaggctctggggtcacctcactgcagcttttcagtacttaaaggggacttatagaaaggatggagaacaactttttgcttgggcaatgacaggacaagggggaatggttttaaactaaaagtggggagatttagatcagagGTTAgtaggaaattcttcactgtaagggtagtaaggcactggaacaggttgcccagaaaagttgtggatgccccatccctggaggtgttcgaggccaggttggatgaggccctgagcaacctgatctagtgggtggcatccctgctggtggcagggggattggaactggatgatctttaatgtcccttccaacctcagccccatatgattctatgaatgcaAGCAGCCCATATGCCTGAGGAACAGCCACATACACAGACTAaatccctcctgctctgctgtagCTGGCTGTTGTGCGATGGATTGCGTCCTCTGCTGTCACTCGTGGGACTCTCCAACTGCACCAGAGCAGCAAACAGTTGGGCAACCATCCTGGGAACTGAGCAGTCACCAAGATGTCATTGAGATGCTGGCCAAGGCCCTAGAACATGTATCTCACTCTGCTCCTATGCACTAATATCATCCACGCACTTTCTGCATAATAGCTTGGCTGGATCCTAAGGATGTGCTGTGCTCATAGccatttcaaactgaaaagttCTAGAACTAATTCTTCTGTTGCAGTTGCTTTGCTGGAATCTACCAAAGGCTCATGAACCAGCATCAGCAGCTTTCTATACATCCTACTCCTACTGGACGAAGCATTGCCATCCTGCCTGACTGCTGCAGTGCCAGGCAGCACCAACACAGGGCAATTTCCAGACCTCGCTACTTCAGATTAGAAGCGGGTACAAATCAGAGctggaaaataagtttttcaaTTCCTTTActagtaaacttttttttttttgttaagtgtaattttgggttgtttttcagttcatgTCATTCCTCACCTAGGGTCTAGAGCAGATTTACAAAGTTGCAGAGAGCATCTCCTCCCTTCCAAACTTGCTAAAGCCCTACATGGGATTTGGGCtggtttccttctctttattttcaccCTGTGATTTACTGTCAGTATCAGGGTTCTCTCCTCAAATCACAGCATTGTGACTAAGACACTGACTCTTGCTGTTGAGATCATTTCACTGAATACTCATCAAAGCAAGAACTCATCTCTCCTGCAAACAAGCACTATCACCATTTACAGCACCTAAACATTATGTGCAAAGCTTCAACCAAGCAACCCACTGCAGTCACCCCAGAACACAATTTTTGGTTGCCCTGGAGGAAGAGTAATTGTTGAACTATGGCTGAGGAGGATgaagagaggagcaggagcttGGATTTCACCCTTAGCTCACTCATAGCTTTAAACa harbors:
- the THEMIS2 gene encoding protein THEMIS2, whose amino-acid sequence is MEPLSFQEYICSLDPTTLPRILRICSGVYFQGSVYEIAGNECCLSTGDLLKITAVTLQKVVCENVHTGQTTELLPTFKGLFQPSPDLGPCPMPQGPFLEGGMKKGLTLHQALEWGGKQRQPLRCPTIGPHALLLSPVYEVQATMNLRRDEVKIPSTLEVDVEDVTEESQDVHFSRPLLLSEVLGMEEVLPTQAEILEGPRSATIFESAWVPRLRKGQRLQIHSCSHTWRVLASARSGTRRFLLSSAYQGRFRRRPRQFAGVQELAASLQPGQQLHVVATQDCEGREDDVPPLSVGDRLEARQLLLAGGSTRLLCLRHSEEEDEKEEGEELLLPLDLGGSFVEEACDSKKYRLTELVELLPLPCDVRVVATDPALERDVLGSFPALRLEARITQPFLISSFCEEPDKGFEIPPQWLDLTLVLTEEPVHSQAPSTHCSHVEELTEAFYYKLLAQLPGGSAPPPPRPPKPKAAGRDVQVQPCPAPEQKDRAHSRGKRSLAPSPTTSSQTRLAPPLPPPLVLPQKAKSLTTHRSTPNEYSPRPRLLAAPWSHKAPSNTDMEKSSDEHDYEVIEEDIQKTIHKMQTVFPF